A window of the Carassius carassius chromosome 36, fCarCar2.1, whole genome shotgun sequence genome harbors these coding sequences:
- the ecscr gene encoding uncharacterized protein ecscr, with amino-acid sequence MVAPKRLLLVPNILWLFNIFSISFHEMYVLDAICTENYQNIPTTVPPNTTATSTLSVVSKAAQTGPYHLSSRYENGVTSHTSETVSTTTAPVSSSHTGSTNGFSLTSHTTPGQSIITSSTLTTLRSYADTTLNSTSSPAAKITGSTDGSGLSSHNDTSVVVTLPPKTSTTANSSISMSEVTASPSQAPDSGLTLLAFSVMSLILVLIIVMVVLVIAINLRGRCRNTKQHEGIKSCDPVVSDSNLTSNCEKESITLVSVRTINTESNTDSPQMSSVRSTIVDNDDQEFTRDLLGIKDGL; translated from the exons ATGGTGGCCCCCAAAAGGCTGCTTTTAGTGCCCAACATTTTGTGGCTATTTAATATATTCAGTATATCTTTTCATGAAATGTATGTTCTCGATGCGATTTGCACAGAAAATTACCAAAACATACCAACTACAGTACCTCCAAACACAACTGCTACGTCTACATTGTCTGTTGTTTCAAAAGCAG CCCAAACTGGGCCTTACCATTTGTCATCTCGATATGAGAATGGCGTGACCAGTCACACCTCAGAAACTGTAAGCACAACCACAGCTCCTGTGTCTTCTAGCCACACAG GCAGTACTAATGGATTCAGCCTTACTTCGCACACCACACCAG GGCAGTCCATCATCACCAGCTCCACACTGACCACACTAAGATCCTACGCTGACACAACTCTAAATTCCACCTCATCCCCAGCGGCCAAAATAACAG GCAGTACTGATGGATCCGGCCTCTCTTCACATAACGACACATCAG TGGTTGTTACACTGCCTCCAAAGACTTCAACGACCGCTAATTCAAGCATCAGCATGTCAGAGGTGACGGCATCCCCTTCACAGGCACCAGACAGCGGTCTCACTTTGCTCGCCTTTA GTGTGATGAGTCTTATACTCGTTTTAATTATTGTCATGGTGGTCTTAGTGATCGCTATCAACCTCAGGGGACGGTGTAGAAATACTAAACAGCATGAGG GTATTAAAAGCTGTGATCCTGTGGTGTCTGACAG CAACTTGACCAGCAACTGTGAGAAGGAGAGCATCACTCTTGTCTCTGTGAGGACAATAAACACAGAAAGCA ATACAGATTCTCCCCAGATGTCTTCAGTTCGTAGCACAATAGTGGATAATGATGACCAAGAATTTACCAGAGACCTGCTGGGCATCAAAGACGGACTATGA